Below is a genomic region from Silurus meridionalis isolate SWU-2019-XX chromosome 10, ASM1480568v1, whole genome shotgun sequence.
AGAAAGTtctttatctacgtttacacacaatcacattaaAAACAGACCCATTGCACAGAAACGCAGCGCTCCCAGTGTCActtctgccacttctggaatgcgttctggaagtcttcttttcaaagcgtctcaagcaccttctgcgattcgcgctggatcttcgcaatggtgtcaaaacggtgactgatcttcatcttcaggtaGAGAGCGAAGTCTGCAAATCTGGCGAGTgtggtgggtgcagaagtgagatcatgtggattgttctccgtcgaacatcatgcacaagttgctgaatggttttgaGATGTTCGGGAGTTGAGCACGTTGAAAGTCTTTCTTATCTCTTGTGGTCTTCCTGATGTTCGTCGTATGTccgtttcatgcagaatttcacgtttgctcttcgttctaacttgctgtcaaTGATGAAATTGCGGACGTGGTATTGCACGTGTTCAGAATAACATCAGTCtagaaaccttttgataccacctcgtgcATGATACCTGATTTGTGCAGTTTGGGAACATCTGTAATTTtacagaacactacagaactTGCACGTAGTTAAATAAAAGCTCTCTTGTGCACCGACAGAGACAATCAAATGCATCGCAGACTCTGTGTGACATCATTCGTCTCAGTCGAGATCAGGCCATTCAGATCCCAGAGGCCGTTGAACCAGATCCGTTACTGGCAGTCCTGGAGTCGTAAGTTATCGCTCGTTATTGTATCTAATAACAGGTGCAGGTGTCCGTGTGTCCACCCACAGATCACTGAATGTAATGAATTATAATGAATGATAATTCTACACATTCATCTAGTTATCCCTGTGCGTCCAGAAAGCCAGCGGCTGTCCTCACATAATTCATAACGCTCTTTACATTGCTCCTAAAACAAAGATGAGACACAAactatgacttttttttaaacaaatatctaCATTCCTGATTCTTTAAAGGCTTCAAGAATTAAGGTGGCATGGATGTGATGTAGAAGTGCTCAGTGAGAGATTTCCGGGATTCTGGGCTTTTCAGGGATAAGCAACTGGCACCTTGGAGTATCTTTAAACACGGCCCACAGGACCATGTAAAGACTACTTTTAATATTAGGATGGTATTAATTCTTCAACCAGGAGCTAGATTCTGCCAAGTAATTATAAGCGATAAGCGGTGGAAGAGGGAAAACTAGATTTTTTACTACTCTCTCTATCactacactacgtatccctaaactttttattttttactttttcttctttgcttatcttgaTTTTCGTCACGTTAATTCAATTGTGCACCAGCAGGAGAAATGACATCTTTCTCATTGAGACTATTTATAGACTATTTGGCAGTAGGAATGTTGTCTGAAATGTCAAAAATAGGGACTATGTACATTTGTTGTGATGTGTACGTTTGCTTGCTTTGGCCATTTAATAAACGCGTTGCATTAATTGTACAATGAGTTCCCTCAATATAGTGTAAATTAAGAAATGATGTATAATATATTAGTCTGGATTAATAATCTGACCCACCGAGTATGAAGGAGAATGCTGGACCCTCATCTATAAAAGTTGCCCATCCCAGTTTACATGCCTAGGAGAGAAGTATGGCTTTATATCTATGACCTGCTATAACAGTATTGTTTATGTTTAGAGAGGAGAATGTGGCGCAGCTTTTGAAGAGCATGTTTGAGAAGATGACCAGTGAAGCCTCTATAGTCAATGGAACTCAAGTTCTTCTGACGTTACTGGAGTCGAGGAGGACAGGGTGAGTAGATCCCTTAGGTTTCCATGTTGTGTGTGGCAGCCAGGGAAATCCTTCAAATAGTGAAATAAAGGATTCCTCTTCACAATTCCTACAATCACAATTTGTagcattttgaaataaaaagaaaatcagtggGTTTTAGTGATCACTTGCCTTCTGTTTGTGTTCACTCAGTACAGTAGTTTAATAACCAGTGAAGCACAGAGAGAGGCAGTGATGTGATGTTCTTCACTGTTATAGTGTCTTGGCACTGAAATGTTGCTAAACTAATCgattaagaagaaaaaaggcaATAAATAGTTCCTGTGGTGAAGCAGATGATGTGCTGAATGAGGAAAAACTGATCGTATAAGGTGTGTGAATTTAGCAGCTGTGTCCTCAGGTTTACTTTTGGAGAAACCTGAACGGTTCTGCAGTTATTTTAGACTGATGATTTAATTTACTCCTGACAGGCAGCTCTTTGGATGTTTCTGCGTATGTGTACACAATCCAGCGCTAGGACAGAGAGAGAATTCCTTTGGTGCTCTATTATTAGCTCACTCATAAAAAATGATCCAGAGACTTGCTTTCCTTTTTATGGAGCTTTCACTCCCCTCCTTCAGACAGATCAGAGCCATGCTGTCAGGagtgaaataaaatcaaaaggAATTTAATCTCGGGGTCAAGGCTTCTCGCTACTACAGGGGTGATTTGCTTTTTGTTGATGGCTCATTTAAAAGAGactgtttgttttatatctgGAGCATTTAATAGTCAGAGCGGCATTTATATCTGGTTTGGGataatacattttcagaaatgACGACAAAACCAAATCCATACTTTTTAGTCCTAAAATATATCATGACTTTTATAACAGATGCGTGTGATTCAAGGGAAATGTGTAAAATGCAGCATTAATATTGCATTTGGTCTAATGTTGATCTGAAAACATATTAAAGTTTCtgaataaaacagtttaaagatCAGTCAGAAGCTTCTGGGCTACATTTCTGTTTGGTTCGAGATGATTTTCACTTCAGTTTGTTCATTATTGGATAATAAACTATAGTCATagcaaaattaataatatattctaATTATTCTCAAACACAATTATAAGTGTAAataagtacaaaataaatatttatacctACAACCTCAAATTCAGCAGTCTCTTTTCTGGATAAAAATCATGGTGACACTGATTGATTCTGAATCAATAAAATCATGATGTGACTCTATTTAGGATAAAAACCATGACGATGTGACACTATTTTGGGTAAAAATCCTGATGTGACTCTTCTGGATCAAAATCCTAACGTGACTCTATTGTGGATAAAAGCTGTACCATTTGCCAACATGGGGCCTGCTTTAGAAAGCTGCTGATTCGAGATAGGATGAAagttattcagatttttttcatgGTTATTTAACAGttaactaattaaaaaattacaaattttcATAAAGGAATATGTACGTTCCTGTCTGTccatgtaatgtgtgtaattaaCACAGCCTCTGATTACACATTATTCTCACACCTACTGTacagacttgtttttttttttttttactgatttattacTGCACACTATTTTATAAGTAGCAGCAGCATTATATATGTAATGCACAcaattatttgtgtgtttgtttattttttttaattgacctCTGCTTGTGTGTTCTAGGCTGGAGGGTCTAATGGAGCTGTATTCTCAGGGATGTGAAAGGTCTTACACTGTCAACAGCAGTATTCTACGTACTATTGAGCCTCATCTAAAGGACTTCCAACAGCTTCTACTGGACCCTCCCAAGGTACTGGTTCCATCACTGAGCTGAGAGTGAAAGTGTGACTTATTGAGACTTCATGTTTTCactcagatttattttttcatttgttgttccttttttgttttgtccacTATCTTCTACTTCTTTCTCCAATGCAGAAAAGTGCAATACTCACAACTGTTGGTGTTCTGGAGCAGCCGCTGGGGAATGCACGCCTTCATGTGGCCAGGCTGGTGGCATCGCTGCTGCAAACAAGCGACAACAGCATCTGCCAAGAACTCTGCAGGCTTAACACCATGGACCTTCTGCTGGTGAGGAGTTACCTTCATATTGTTATCACACATGTTCCcataacacacacttcatttgaTTAAGTATTTGTGCCCATatgaggtggcatcaaaaagtttcaaggtTAGCTCTGTTTACCAGAAAGTACTTTtgtttatctatgtttacacatcatcaccttcaaaatagtgtTGCAAAACTATTCtccaatcttttttatttacctgATTATATCTGTGATGGAGAGGATTTGTTACGCAGTGTGAAAGAACCTGTGAGATCTACTGAGTTTTACTTCCATTAGTTTGTTTGCACTcattttttgacttttttttttttggttgcaggatttattctttaaatacaCCTGGAATAACTTCTTGCACTTTCAAGTAGAGATGTGTGTGACCTCGATCCTGAACCACTCATCTCACATGGATCTGCATCCCTCAGTTCTCCAAAACCATGAAGAGAAGCCTCACTCTGAAGGCCAGAATGTCAACCCAGACGCACCAAATGAACCAACCCGTGCTGCCTTGGTTACCAATGTaatcaaaacatttcaaatggaGTTCTGTAGCAGTATAGTGGGAGAATTTATGATTTGGACACTCAGTGGTTTTCTGACAGTGTAGCTCACCAAATTGCATATAATCCTCTGTGTGGTTGCCAGTTCCATGAAACTGTTCCCTTCTgtaaaagacacaaaaacaaaggaTATGTGCTGTAGTTTAATAAGTATGTGCTGAATGGGCTACTTCCATCAACACATCTATATAATATTTCACAATTTCTGGTTGATTCCCTGCACTCATGATTGATATTTTACAGCTGGTGTCTGCAAACACCAGTGTCAGTGACCTtcgtctgtaaaaaaaatactctttACTGTAAGTGCACATGAACATGCTGACTGCATGTCCCAGCATTCCAGGAGAAACTGGATACTTTCATGATATCTGTTGGACATAATTACTTAATGTTGTGGAGTTCTTAATTCACTTAATTCGGTCATTTTTGTGATGGTAATTATTACTATTTCATTACTAAGAACATCTCCTTTTCATCAGCCTTCTGTCAGTCACTGGTTTTGGTTTAGGGTCTAACTGACCTGGTATCTTTAAAAGAAATGCTCTGAATGAACTGTCATGATGTAGTTTAGTTCAGGCATGTTTTTTGAGCTCACTCTGAACTCGGGAGCTGCTCAATATAGATGTTCCCAGAGTTATCATGATGTTTCACACAGCAGACAAACGTAGCAGCATATATGCTACACTCGTGAATGATACTCTAATGTTGAGCTGCTGCTGACTATTCAGATAGTCATTGTGTTTTCCatctgtgtgttactgtgcaGCTCTTCCAACAGTGTCGCTTGGTGCAAAGGATTCTGGATGCATGGGAGGAGAACGACAGAATTCAGTATGAGCTGCTTCCGTTTTTCACCATTTACCCACGTTTAAGCATGACGTATATGCATTATAGCATAGcatagcttttctttttcttgatcTTGTTTTATGTCCTCTAAATTCTAGAGCTGAGGGTGGGACCAGGAGAGGTAACATGGGTCATTTGACTCGGATCGCCAACACTGTGGTTCAGAACCTGGAGAAAGGACAGGTCCAGTCTCAGATTAATGATCTCATTAAAGGTAGGTCTACGTGTGAGTGTAGATGTATGAGGTTTGGGAATGTAACATTATGTGGCACAGATTTGACATCATCTTTTTCCTCCGAGTTGTTTAGCTTGAACATTCCTTTTCTCTCATTTGAGGCCAGTATGAGAGACTGTTGAGAGGCAGTAGAAATATGCTGTCTGGGGTGATGGGTGGCTTTAAGTGCTTGTATTTCAGATGCAATATATAAGTGGTGAATGTATTTTAAGttctgaaaaatatttgtgagCTTTTCTTGGACTTTGCAGCATGAATCCCAAGCCTTTAAACATTTTGGTTGCATTTTTGCAGAACTTCCTGAGGACTGCAGGGGGCGGTGGGAGAGCTTTGTGGGAGAAACCCTCAGAGAAACGAACAGGAGAAACACTGTAGACTTGGTGAGCAGATGTGCATACAGTGTACATCACAAATTCCATTAGTTACATTTCAAACTGAGACCAAACATTTCATTCTTTACTGAATGTTCCATCACCTTGCACAGCAGTTCTACAAGAAAATCTCAGACGAGACGCACATTTAGTATAACAAATTCTATAATTGTACgtatttctttttaacccaaACAAACGTATCATTTCATCATAAaagctgtgggttttttttaaagccttaaAAAGTATTCAATTCGCTGTTCTAGGTCTGAActcattttaaacaggtctttatTTTCTGATGTATGTACATGTAACGCTGCCTCTAATGCTCATTCAAATGCTTCCGCAGGACTTTCTAgtggttttttgttgttgttgttgtttccgTAGTGGTGGTGTATTTTCTTCCACTTGtccaaatataaaaaactttctttcagcttctcccattagggggcgccacagcggatcatccctattcgtgatccgcatgtttgatttggcacgtttttactctggatgcccttcctaacacaacaccccatttatccgggcttgggaccggcactaagagtgacttggcttgtgtaaccctaatggctgCGTTTGGACTAGTCCAAAAATAATTCCCTGTTTTATAATTACAAATGATActaacatgcaacagccaatcagctttctgttatcaATGAGAATCTATTTTAAATTGTACCACAGGTGTAAAACGTCTTTTATTTCAcagctatggggaagtgcaGGTTTAGTGATATTTAGAGCCTCGTTAGGCCAGTTTCTAACAacttatttgtgtttttgatgttgtgtAAATGTCTTAAACGGAAGTTTTAAGCGGACATTCATGTCATTTACGTAAATATTTACCAggatttttaacattattttatgtGCAAGATTCAAGAAATGATGTTTGTTATGGACAAATGCACAGTGTCTgtaggggcgtggcctcagtggccctgcagtaagtgtgctgtgtgcatgtgattgatgaatgtgcaggaaGAAATTTAACTGAAATCGCATTAAATCAGGTTGTTTTAGCTAGGAATATCCTGCATGATTTTTTCAAACTACATTTAAATTCCCTGTTATAGACTAACCTgtaattcccagtttattcccattaaatCCTATGTAAAATTTCCAGTCTTGACAGTTCCTAGAGTTTTGCAACCCTAAATGTCACTAATTCTAGCAGCACATAACTCCTGATTAGCATAAAATAGCCTAATTAACCCACATTTATGAAGTGAGAGTTAGCAGTTTGAACACCTTACAGCAAAATCATAAACATGTATAATGAAATTCAGATATTAAATCTATTAGCTTGCATTTATTCTCCAAAACGTTCACCATATAGATCATGTTTTACTAGATAATATATACCAGCTTATCTGTAATTACTGTGTGATGCTGGTGCTGCACCCTGACTGTTTGAGTTCTGTAACACCTATGACCTTCTATTATCACAGGTCAGCACACACAACCTGCATTCTTCTAGTGAAGATGATGACATGGAAAGCCCGTTTCCCAATGATCTGTCTATCCAACAGGTACAGTCAAaggtcatgtttaaaaaaaacaaacaaaaaaaaaccacattgtGACCAGTATCATCCAGAATGGTATAAATATATCCGATCCTCCTGAGATGACTAAAACGTGTCCATTATTACCTGTTTATCATCCAGGCATTCTCCGAATATCAGATTCAGCAGATGACTGCTAACTTTGTAGATCAGTTTGGCTTCAATGATGAGGAGttcagtgaacatgatgaaactATCAAGTGAGTTTCTGCCTCGCTGAATTTTTGTAGTGATGTtaattctgtctgtctttcactttctgtctttattaatattattattattattattattagtagtagtagtagtagtagtagtagtagtagcctGGGCACACAGTTTAGGGGAGCAGTCACTGAAGGTGGTAGCTTCTCGGTGGCCCTGGTGTAGTGTTTGGACTTCTGTTGTTTTCAATAgggttttatttctctctttttttcttgatCTTGATGAAGCTTGCTTTTTGCGTAGTTCTTCCTAATGTTTCTCGGACAAGACAGAGGAGTCTGATTGGCCAAATGATGGTGCTGTAGTACTGAGCTTTGCTGTTTATCTTATTAATCTTATAATTACTGAGTCCttaaagctttaaaataaaattcttaaGAACTGTTTAGGTAAgtaataaaaagttaatttagTAATCAGTGTAGCCACAACACGAGGATCAGtattaatgtgttaattaaCCAGTATTAATTAACGTCATGACTGTTTGGATTCATACAAAATCTTAACATTACATTTGAACATTACATTATTACTCAGGTTGGAGAATATGCCAAATTCAAGTCTTTACAACCGAACTAATGCTCGGTTTATTTTAAACCTATTTCACTGTTAAAATGGTGAGGTCGTGTTGTAGCACAAGGTTTTTAAACTTTGGCCAGTTTCTAATTAATCGTATCTCCTGCAACTTCTGTTCTTTCAGAGTTCTTCCAAAAAGGCTACATATAACATGTGAAGCCTTTTCTTTTGCTAAATAATCCTAAATATGTGCAGATAAGCAAAATGATTTAGGATTATTTtgcaaaagaaaaggaagaatatTATTCCAATTTTACTATTAAAAGGATTAAAGTCAAATGATCAAAAACTTACAATAAGGCTCCTCTTTCCAATATCTGTATGGTGGAGTTTGATTTACTGCCTTTAGTAACCTTCTGCAGCTGTAGTAGTATACTGACTGGTGTTCACTTTAGTGTTCTATCCAACTTGTTGCTGCGCCATCAAGTTCTTTGAATTCTAGAAATCTAACGGGTGAGCCGAGTGAAAGGAATCCATGATGATAGACCGGGCTCTTGTCCAACATCTGGATAAGTAGATCATCTGGAGTTATGGAAGATCTTTGCATGCAGTTTTGCATTGTTCTGCGAGTGAGTGGATCAGGCAGGAAACTTTTCTGGGCTTGTGAAATCTGACCACTGTGGCAGAGTTTTTCTCAAAGATCTGAAGTCTGTTCAGATAGAACAGATGATGCTGTGTATTTTTAAAGATGGTTCTGATGCATGTAGATGAAGTAAAAGAATCTGACAGCTGAACTCTTAGGAGAACCATTGCTGGTTTTTTGTTGACTCATCGAATGTTTTAAGTTGCGGTTCTGTAAATATGGTTCTGTAATGGAGGTAGTGTTCATGCATACAGGTTATAATGTTTTTCAGGAAGTGAAGCTGGAAATCACGCAGAACAGCTACATCAAAAACGacctataaatataatatttacactCATCACCTCTCTGTGTTCCCTCCACACATCtcactgttaatttctgttttgttttcagtGCTACTTTTGATCGAATTGCTGAGATTAACTTCAGTATTGATGCAGATGATAATAGTGTAAGTTTCTGGAGCTGGTATTAaagcacacatttttaaattgcATTGGGTTTGGtgaataataaaacatgtttgGGAATGTTCTCGTATATAATTCTAGGCGAGTGCTGCTGCCTTTGAAGCTTGCTGTAAGGAGAGAATACAGCAGTTTGATGACTGTGAAGAGGAAGAAGACATTTGGGACGATAAAGAGATCAGCTATGCAACTCAAGTGAAATCCCGatccaggtgtgtgtgggttttttctcTATAGGAATTAAAttccaaacattttaaaaatgcttgTGTTCAAGTTGTGTAACTTGATTCTGCAAGTTGTGACTGAGTGAaggtaaaatgtgtttttgtttttaggttTGGTGTGTCTTTATCTTCAGGAGGCTCACCTAAGGTTTCTGTGAGCAATGGGAAGCTGGGCCGCGGGTCGGCCGATAAGGATGGGGGGAGTCAGGTTTCTACACAAGTGGCAACCAGCCCTAAATCCCCCACACCACAGACTCCAGAAAGTATGTTTTAAAATGCCCTCATCACACACTTTAACGTGTGTCTGTTACTCAGAAATCTCAGATTAGAGATTGCACTCATTTAGAGATTGACCTTTGAGGTGTGTCTGTTAAGGTCCCACATGTTTAGGTGATTTCAGTGAAGTGAAGGACACTGCCTGGGGTTCTGCCTCCAACCAGGCCAATAAGGAGCATCATGGTACAGGATGGGCCAATTTCACAGAGTTTCACCCTTTCTGCAGGTAATCTGGACTCAGCACTAAACTGTATAATGTTGATTATAAACTGAATAATAACATTAAGGCCAGTTCACACCAGACACACTCGTGCCACTAAGAAAACCTAATCCAAAGTTTTAAGCGTTTAAATCCACCCAATCCCACTTTTAGTTTTCACTCAAAATGAGTTTAATTTTTCAACTTGTGCACAGGAGTGAAGTGTAAATGTGAAAACCACTGAAATCTCTTCTGATTCAGTGAGAAAATGATATGTGAGCAACCTGCAGTTAAATTATGAAATGTGTAATACTCTTTAACACTAAAGAGCATGTCTATCActtcagttcatttttatttgtatagcacttttaacaatgaacaccgtctcaaagcagctttacacagataatgtggttataaagttgtataaaagtatAGGTTTAGTGCCTAaatgtttgttccttataattgtacgtTTATTCCTCTTGTATCTTCCATCTAAAATATTATAAAGTCTGTTCTGATTGAGGCCAATTTCACACAAATCCCTACAATGTTCTGTGTTGCTTCCTGGTGTCCTTCATCCTCACCCCAGTTTTGAttggattttaattttaattgacAGACTTGATGCATGGTCCTGCTGAAGAATAACATCGACATGTTTTTTATGCGGATCTCCTTCTCCAACTAGTAATTACTCAGCTAAATAGGTGTATTTAAATCCAAAGTACACATCTCTAACCACATGTATTTACACAGCTTttcactttgtgtttttgttaactttacatttcattattattagtaactCTCATAGCCTTTTAGTCTGTTCATTAATGATCAGATTATTGTATGAATGTCGTTTATTATAAACTTTTATATAGTGGAAGTGTACATTTGAATATTACTGTGTAATTCAGGTTATAAATTCATGGTTGTCTCCCCCCAATAcaagatttattatatattatttattatatattgtgctggtttggtttttttatttaagtttctcaacagtttttcttttcatcaagAGTTTTAGGTTTAGTAAATGATTAAGTTCATTAATGATTAActaattgattattttttcccctAGCAGCTCTAAA
It encodes:
- the ppp6r2a gene encoding serine/threonine-protein phosphatase 6 regulatory subunit 2a isoform X1, which translates into the protein MFWKFDLHTTSHIDQLLDREDVTLRELMEEEDLLQECKAQNHRLLLFLSQDHCMLELVSLITEEPSSDLEEKTRFKLPNIACDLLTSDVSTINDKLGGDVSLLEKLYSLLEQDPPLNPLLASFFSKTIGNLIARKTEQMISFLRKKHNFISLVLNHIDVSPMMDLLLRLISCVEPAPLRQEVLNWLNEERLIQRLTELMHTGRDEERQSNASQTLCDIIRLSRDQAIQIPEAVEPDPLLAVLESEENVAQLLKSMFEKMTSEASIVNGTQVLLTLLESRRTGLEGLMELYSQGCERSYTVNSSILRTIEPHLKDFQQLLLDPPKKSAILTTVGVLEQPLGNARLHVARLVASLLQTSDNSICQELCRLNTMDLLLDLFFKYTWNNFLHFQVEMCVTSILNHSSHMDLHPSVLQNHEEKPHSEGQNVNPDAPNEPTRAALVTNLFQQCRLVQRILDAWEENDRIQAEGGTRRGNMGHLTRIANTVVQNLEKGQVQSQINDLIKELPEDCRGRWESFVGETLRETNRRNTVDLVSTHNLHSSSEDDDMESPFPNDLSIQQAFSEYQIQQMTANFVDQFGFNDEEFSEHDETINATFDRIAEINFSIDADDNSASAAAFEACCKERIQQFDDCEEEEDIWDDKEISYATQVKSRSRFGVSLSSGGSPKVSVSNGKLGRGSADKDGGSQVSTQVATSPKSPTPQTPESPTCLGDFSEVKDTAWGSASNQANKEHHGTGWANFTEFHPFCSSSKNSKNQSEKKDQKAPVLAPDSGGFDGEDDVGTDKTEDEPKAAGNQKAADTQMCSDALGETLQKLTITDAAESQTPTSDSENTTVTDKRFGFEVKINEVMDQN
- the ppp6r2a gene encoding serine/threonine-protein phosphatase 6 regulatory subunit 2a isoform X2 — its product is MFWKFDLHTTSHIDQLLDREDVTLRELMEEEDLLQECKAQNHRLLLFLSQDHCMLELVSLITEEPSSDLEEKTRFKLPNIACDLLTSDVSTINDKLGGDVSLLEKLYSLLEQDPPLNPLLASFFSKTIGNLIARKTEQMISFLRKKHNFISLVLNHIDVSPMMDLLLRLISCVEPAPLRQEVLNWLNEERLIQRLTELMHTGRDEERQSNASQTLCDIIRLSRDQAIQIPEAVEPDPLLAVLESEENVAQLLKSMFEKMTSEASIVNGTQVLLTLLESRRTGLEGLMELYSQGCERSYTVNSSILRTIEPHLKDFQQLLLDPPKKSAILTTVGVLEQPLGNARLHVARLVASLLQTSDNSICQELCRLNTMDLLLDLFFKYTWNNFLHFQVEMCVTSILNHSSHMDLHPSVLQNHEEKPHSEGQNVNPDAPNEPTRAALVTNLFQQCRLVQRILDAWEENDRIQAEGGTRRGNMGHLTRIANTVVQNLEKGQVQSQINDLIKELPEDCRGRWESFVGETLRETNRRNTVDLVSTHNLHSSSEDDDMESPFPNDLSIQQAFSEYQIQQMTANFVDQFGFNDEEFSEHDETINATFDRIAEINFSIDADDNSASAAAFEACCKERIQQFDDCEEEEDIWDDKEISYATQVKSRSRFGVSLSSGGSPKVSVSNGKLGRGSADKDGGSQVSTQVATSPKSPTPQTPESPTCLGDFSEVKDTAWGSASNQANKEHHGTGWANFTEFHPFCSSKNSKNQSEKKDQKAPVLAPDSGGFDGEDDVGTDKTEDEPKAAGNQKAADTQMCSDALGETLQKLTITDAAESQTPTSDSENTTVTDKRFGFEVKINEVMDQN
- the ppp6r2a gene encoding serine/threonine-protein phosphatase 6 regulatory subunit 2a isoform X3, whose amino-acid sequence is MFWKFDLHTTSHIDQLLDREDVTLRELMEEEDLLQECKAQNHRLLLFLSQDHCMLELVSLITEEPSSDLEEKTRFKLPNIACDLLTSDVSTINDKLGGDVSLLEKLYSLLEQDPPLNPLLASFFSKTIGNLIARKTEQMISFLRKKHNFISLVLNHIDVSPMMDLLLRLISCVEPAPLRQEVLNWLNEERLIQRLTELMHTGRDEERQSNASQTLCDIIRLSRDQAIQIPEAVEPDPLLAVLESEENVAQLLKSMFEKMTSEASIVNGTQVLLTLLESRRTGLEGLMELYSQGCERSYTVNSSILRTIEPHLKDFQQLLLDPPKKSAILTTVGVLEQPLGNARLHVARLVASLLQTSDNSICQELCRLNTMDLLLDLFFKYTWNNFLHFQVEMCVTSILNHSSHMDLHPSVLQNHEEKPHSEGQNVNPDAPNEPTRAALVTNLFQQCRLVQRILDAWEENDRIQAEGGTRRGNMGHLTRIANTVVQNLEKGQVQSQINDLIKELPEDCRGRWESFVGETLRETNRRNTVDLVSTHNLHSSSEDDDMESPFPNDLSIQQAFSEYQIQQMTANFVDQFGFNDEEFSEHDETINATFDRIAEINFSIDADDNSASAAAFEACCKERIQQFDDCEEEEDIWDDKEISYATQVKSRSRFGVSLSSGGSPKVSVSNGKLGRGSADKDGGSQVSTQVATSPKSPTPQTPESPTCLGDFSEVKDTAWGSASNQANKEHHGTGWANFTEFHPFCSSSKNSKNQSEKKDQKAPVLAPDSGGFDGEDDVGTDKTEDEPKAAGNQKAADTQMCSDALGETLQKLTITDAAESQTPTSDSENTTVTDKRFDDTTPNGPI